A window from Salmo trutta chromosome 29, fSalTru1.1, whole genome shotgun sequence encodes these proteins:
- the znf507 gene encoding zinc finger protein 507 has product MEDSSGVAILVPHSRGQQETVFIPERVETPPGTLMEPRDDDQRQQQKQAADSLIEVIEKLSKIVEKRPRRFTLAGKKRALMSCASVRVPEIREGNGGSSPCKRARELEEEVKEQEIQPDNSAPTGSSRTITCYQCSLCRFLSPTLSLLKEHLRQHDEQHSDLILMCSECRFTSSHQEELEAHVRLHFDGSNSNKNPASSQQASEGNEGLGMGGSVEEAVFKTSVDCAEEIPAKKKWYSYEEYGMYRCLICSYVCGQQRMLKTHAWKHAGLVDCSYPIFEDEAVAPAPPVVPPAEEAIVVLTPVPEKSQNLNKMSTFQIDLCAPVAECGSEAMTEPITEESPVEGPYPSKDSVTEEPMLEVQVTTETEVELMQDCCHITSTTDSLLSSAQKIISCSPNSADHVNVIVERLPCAEEPVATQPLPLIPSPEVGRDKSLLAAEEAGHVENQPMFVDKDGQQEVVIGWSNSERQQTTTDPPRDENAPTARRRTHSESLRLHSLAAEALVTMPMRTAEHIRSIVGQGSQSPDTGQRLLEMAAAVAADRAPAAVEELTGMGSVGAALVDLELQGSREDGLAEGPAKAGISLSLLTVIERLKERSDQNASDEDILKELQDNAQSQHAGEVSGCGGGDPGNPGGGLVDYIPGSERPYRCRLCRYSSGNKGYIKQHLRVHRQRQPYQCPICEHIALDSKDLESHMINHCKTRMYHCKQCTEAFYYKSQLRNHETDQHGLGDTGATLTPVTETTATMEESVKMTDDDSISSQKVYKCDVCDYTSSTYVGVRNHRRIHNSDKPYRCCSCDFATTNMNSLKSHMRRHPQEHQAVQLLEQYRCSLCGYVCSHPPSLKSHMWKHAGDQNYNYEQVNKAINEAISQSGRSPSAPQKVSAVGEAVAEHSGVVQGGKEDPAPLAGVPVDSVGGGSGSSMELIQWSSREQAPQSETPQHSPPGKEGVQSRAGMEYCVLLFCCCICGFESTSKERLMEHMKEHEGDIISIILNKEQQQGAAQPAEGNTAQ; this is encoded by the exons ATGGAGGACAGCAGTGGAGTTGCCATCTTGGTCCCCCACTCTAGAGGCCAACAGGAGACTGTCTTCATCCCTGAAAGGGTGGAAACGCCCCCAGGTACCCTGATGGAGCCTAGGGATGATGACCAGAGGCAGCAGCAGAAACAGGCTGCAGACTCCCTCATCGAGGTGATAGAGAAGCTCAGCAAGATTGTGGAGAAGCGCCCGCGTCGATTCACCCTGGCTGGGAAGAAGAGAGCCCTCATGTCCTGTGCCTCCGTCAGAGTCCCAGAGATCAGGGAGGGCAATGGTGGGTCCTCCCCCTGCAAGAGAGCCCGGGAGTTGGAGGAAGAGGTGAAAGAGCAGGAGATCCAGCCAGACAACAGTGCCCCCACTGGCAGCAGTAGGACCATCACCTGTTACCAGTGCAGCCTGTGTCGGTTCCTGTCCCCGACCTTGAGCCTGCTGAAGGAGCACCTGCGGCAGCACGATGAGCAGCACAGTGACCTCATCCTCATGTGTTCTGAGTGTCGCTTCACCTCCAGCCACCAAGAGGAGCTAGAGGCCCACGTCAGGCTCCACTTTGACGGCAGCAACTCTAACAAGAACCCTGCATCCAGCCAGCAGGCCAGCGAGGGAAATGAGGGGTTAGGGATGGGGGGTAGTGTGGAGGAGGCTGTGTTCAAAACCTCCGTGGACTGTGCTGAAGAGATCCCTGCAAAGAAGAAGTGGTACAGCTATGAGGAGTATGGGATGTACCGCTGCTTGATCTGCAGCTATGTGTGTGGACAGCAGCGAATGCTAAAGACCCATGCATGGAAGCACGCAGGTCTGGTGGACTGCTCTTACCCTATCTTTGAGGACGAGGCAGTGGCACCAGCACCTCCTGTAGTTCCTCCTGCAGAGGAAGCCATAGTAGTCCTCACCCCGGTCCCAGAGAAATCTCAGAACCTCAACAAGATGTCCACATTCCAGATCGACCTCTGTGCCCCTGTCGCGGAATGTGGGAGTGAGGCCATGACAGAACCAATCACAGAGGAGAGCCCGGTGGAGGGGCCATATCCCTCTAAAGACTCTGTCACTGAGGAGCCAATGTTGGAGGTACAGGTGACCACAGAGACTGAGGTGGAACTTATGCAGGACTGTTGTCATATTACCAGTACAACAGACAGCCTCCTGTCGTCAGCCCAGAAGATCATCAGCTGCAGCCCCAACAGTGCCGACCATGTCAACGTCATAGTGGAACGACTGCCCTGCGCAGAGGAACCTGTGGCCACCCAGCCCCTCCCCCTCATCCCCAGCCCAGAGGTGGGCAGAGACAAGAGCTTGCTGGCTGCGGAGGAGGCGGGCCATGTGGAGAACCAGCCAATGTTTGTCGACAAAGACGGGCAGCAGGAGGTGGTGATTGGCTGGAGCAACAGTGAGAGGCAGCAGACCACCACGGACCCTCCACGTGACGAGAACGCTCCCACAGCCCGCAGGAGGACCCACTCTGAATCTCTGAGGCTACACTCCCTGGCCGCTGAAGCCCTGGTGACCATGCCCATGAGGACTGCGGAGCACATCAGGAGCATCGTGGGCCAGGGCTCCCAAAGCCCTGACACGGGCCAGAGGCTCCTGGAGATGGCTGCAGCAGTAGCAGCCGACAGAGCCCCTGCAGCAGTAGAGGAGCTGACAGGCATGGGCAGCGTGGGGGCAGCCCTGGTAGACCTGGAGCTGCAGGGGTCCAGAGAGGACGGGCTGGCCGAGGGCCCCGCCAAGGCTGGCATCAGCCTGTCCCTGCTGACGGTCATAGAGAGGCTGAAGGAGCGCTCAGACCAGAACGCCTCGGACGAGGACATCCTGAAGGAGCTCCAGGACAACGCCCAGAGCCAGCACGCTGGGGAGGTCAGCGGCTGTGGAGGGGGGGACCCGGGTAACCCTGGTGGGGGTCTGGTGGACTACATCCCTGGCAGCGAGAGGCCCTACCGCTGTCGCCTGTGTCGCTACAGCAGTGGGAACAAGGGCTACATCAAGCAGCACCTGCGAGTACACCGCCAGAGACAGCCCTACCAGTGTCCCATCTGTGAACACATCGCCCTGGACAGCAAAGATCTTGAGAGCCACATGATCAACCACTGCAAGACCAGGATGTACCACTGCAAGCAGTGTACTGAGGCCTTCTATTACAAA AGTCAGCTGAGGAACCACGAGACAGACCAGCACGGTTTGGGCGACACCGGCGCGACACTAACCCCTGTCACTGAAACCACGGCAACCATGGAGGAATCTGTAAAGATGACAGACGATG ACTCCATCAGTTCGCAAAAGGTGTACAAATGTGATGTGTGTGATTACACCAGCTCCACCTACGTTGGAGTTCGGAACCACCGGAGGATCCATAACTCTGACAAGCCTTACAG GTGCTGCAGCTGTGACTTTGCCACGACCAACATGAACAGCCTGAAGAGCCACATGAGGAGACATCCCCAGGAGCACCAGGCTGTCCAGCTACTGGAGCAGTACAG GTGTTCACTGTGTGGTTATGTGTGCAGTCACCCTCCGTCCCTCAAGTCTCACATGTGGAAGCACGCTGGCGATCAGAACTACAACTACGAGCAGGTGAACAAAGCCATCAACGAGGCCATCTCCCAGAGCGGCCG ttCCCCCAGTGCCCCGCAGAAGGTTTCAGCAGTGGGGGAGGCAGTGGCAGAGCACTCTGGGGTGGTGCAGGGTGGGAAGGAGGACCCAGCCCCTCTAGCAGGAGTCCCTGTGGACAGTGTGGGAGGCGGCTCAGGGTCATCAATGGAGCTCATCCAGTGGTCCTCCAGAGAGCAGGCCCCCCAGAGTGAAACCCCCCAGCACAGCCCCCCCGGGAAGGAGGGGGTCCAGTCCCGGGCCGGCATGGAGTATTGTGTGCTGCTGTTCTGCTGCTGTATCTGTGGCTTTGAATCTACCAGCAAGGAGAGACTGATGGAGCACATGAAGGAACATGAGGGAGACATCATCAGCATCATCCTGAACAAGGAGCAGCAGCAGGGAGCAGCCCAACCAGCAGAGGGCAACACAGCACAGTGA